From Cotesia glomerata isolate CgM1 linkage group LG3, MPM_Cglom_v2.3, whole genome shotgun sequence:
attctttttattcattatactTACTCaggttttaaataatataaggttTCTTTTATTCATATGTtctatgtttattatttttttatgtatcaGGTATGTGAAGTTAATAATATCTTtgatttaatacttttataatttttttatcatttccaTCAAATAAATgctattttaattgtttttaaaaaaccaAATCTTTTTTACTATTTGTGCAAGTGTCgaaatttgataataaattgtgtgtgaaatgttttaataatttctgtattttaataaatgttaacTTGACTCAATCAGTTGGtcttttttttcaacactATGTATAAAAGTATAACTcatatatttgtttttattttggactctttaaaaactgtttcttaaaaataaaaaaaattttttttaaataataactttttataaaaacagtatattttttaatactaacgATATGAAActatatagaataaaatatattttttttactttcgaaTTTCGATCGAATTTaactgatatttttaatattttttaaaagctaGTTCTTTTTTACTATTTGTGTGTCtcaaagttttataaaaaattttcatgtaatattttaagattaaaaaaatgaaactaatTCTAATTACTCAcacataatatttaaatacttcCAAGTTAttagaattaagaaaaaataaataattaaacagtaaaataatAAGACAACAAAGTAAAATGTCAACGCAATTTTATTGGTAATGGAATGAATGCCAAAATATGATAGTAACAcgaataattatgaattatatatttaaaatgatggCATTTATTTcgaattatatatattttaaatcttgTTAAAAGCAGCGATATCAACGCTTTGTACGAAGTCTTCATGCTTTTCAATTTCTTCAGTTAGCCAATCTACTGAAACTTTGTCATCTTCAACCACACAAGAAATTTGAAGCTTGTGGATTTTGTAAGCGAGAGGAACGAGTTTGGCTGCTCCCCACAAAAGTCCATCACAACTAATCTTCCGCACCAAAGCTTCCATTTCTTTCATATCGGTTTCGTCATCCCATGGTTTTACGTCTAAAACTATGCTAGATTTTGCAATTACCGCGGgttctgtaaataaaatttgagcGATTATATGATTTTGTTTAATCTAAATTATATTGTAAAGCGACTTTTGAAATTAATGTGATACTaacttttagattttttggCGACGTACGCTGCAAGACGTTCTTCTCTAATTTTAGCAGCTTCAGCATCTTCACCCTTAAATGTTAATAAGATTAATatgattgtaataataaatagtataaatgattttatgaTTTATGGAACAATATAGATGaaacaattttaatgaatgtgaccttaaaaatacaaatgaaagaaaaaaaaatacttatcaatgttttgtgaaaattgatattaaatggaTGATTTAATTAGTAATGAATATTGAAGAAGAATATCTGACATGAAATAGAATatattgttgaataaaatttaattacggTACGAAGAGTTTACATCAGGAATATCTGGTgtgcaaaattttatccttTCAAGTTACTgcagtataaaattaaattaataatttaattaaaattaacaaagtaTTCAATATCCATTAATCTGTTTCCAAGAAtagaaaaacattaaattttaataaaataatgaaaaaataattttctccaGGAGATTGAGatcacaaattttaaaatcgtttCGTTAActagaattaagaaaaaaatcgtgCAACACTAACTAGAGTAACTAAATATTGTCTTGTATAATACAGTTATCTCTAACtactaatattatttaattttatgatattatacataatgaatttataatacaagcgataatttttcatatttatcaaAGAATATTGTTTTCCATATTAATGTGAATGATTATTAACGTTGAGCTTACCTCTGAATCAGCACCGAATAAATCAAGGTCGTCATCATCGTCAGCTGCTGCTGGAGCTGGCTTAGCCGGACAAACAGCTAGATAAGGCTCTGGGCCTGAACCTTTTCCATTTACTGTTAtttctagttttttaataGCAGCTTCCAAGTCAGCAATGtctaaacataaaaattttattgaaaatatgttaaaaaaaaaaaataaaattcaacattatattttaattaaaaaaaaaatgtcccaTACGgttgttcaattttttaactgttgaGTGAAGTTCCCGGTTGTCTTTTTCAAGAAGAGTAAGACGTCCCATCAAATCTTGAGTAGGCACAGCTGAATCATCCGAAATGTTGTTcagctaaaaatgaaaaaaaaaaatcaataattaataaattataacataattttataattatataaaaaaaaatatattattctgTATGATAAAAATGTTGATTAAGTGAGTTTGATTAGTATTTTACCAAATAGTTAGCTTGGGAagataactttatttaatttaatatgaaattaatgaaatagttatttaatggaaataattattagtaagaGTCGGCTAATGAATTTTTCGCAACACCATAGCTATGAATTGTTAAAGTGCTTAACAGCCACTAGGTTGAGAAGATTCAGAATTTCTACTTAGTAAATCGACACGTTAGGaagaacaattatttaaataattcgtaattttttaaaataatcgtCTGAACTGACTGACttgaataaattgaaaaattgaattattttcttaaagctcaaataaaaataaaaataataataaatgaaaattttaaaatcaaaacgTGAGCAAAAATGACGGTACTCACACACTGTAAACCCTTTTTAATGTGTTGTCGTGCTTTTGCAACTTCATCGGCTAAGCTTCCCCTGGCAGGATCTTCTGAGCAACCAGACACTCGGCTTTCCTGCACCCACCGATATGAAGGAAAAATTTATGCCAAACGaattaatttatcttattagaaattgtttatatttttctttaagttGATGCATGAAAGCGATTAGATTATTAGtcttttcatttaaaatgatttaattaaagaaataattaatgcaatatttataattacaaaaaaaaattcaactaaaAGTAACATACTAGCtacaatttcaatttttaaaaaatacgaaACTAATCTACAAAAAACTTCATGCTAtataactcaaaatttttacaaaataaaaatatttatgcaaaataatttattgtagcaataaaactaaaaaaaaattcttgaactatcATTTTCATCATATACCTGATTTAAAACTTCTTTCTTATCAGTAGCATCATTTTCAGCATTTTTtaggtatttattttttttatcagctttatttttattctctttagattttttagaTGATGACTTTGTTGGTAAATTTCCCGGAACGAAATCTTGTACTTTagtagttataatttttttggaatcatTGCATTCCAAAATTTTACGAGAGGCCACCTTGTAAcatttttcaactattgaACTTACaaatatgatttaaaaaaaaaaatcctacgCTTAATTGTATTTCTTCGTATGTAAGTTTGCAATATTTgtgtcaaataaaataaaaaaaaataattgtttcggcaaaaagtttcaaataataatattccaaCACAGTGATAACCACTTGGGGATTATTGTTTAAAGATTAATAAACGTACtctcaatattaataaaaactaaaattttttatctttattttaattagacataatattattaaagcaaaaaaaataaatacttcaagaaagaaaaaaaaattgaggatACGTTTACTCATTATCTTATCAATGATTTATCCAGTCTCGATATAGATAAAGTTAgatgcaaaaaaaaagagcAATAGATTAATCAATACTGTCACCAGATATTCCTCGTGCATGATTAACGGAATAAAAACCAAATAGTTAATGACGAAAGGAATGAGTGTTAATGTCAATTTATTGTAATGATGTGAggtaaatagtttttaaacatatcataacaataatatttatataaattaataaaaaagttcttcTTTAActaatgtatttttatgacatgtttaaatatatttcaaattagttttataatttatttcatgataataaatataaaaaaatgctttaatCTTACCTTGTAAAGACATTCATAGTGAGAACGTTCGGCAGCATCATAAGTAGATTTGTTAATCCAAAAGTTTTCTTGAGCAAGTGCGGATACAGCCATTTTTCAGGATATTTGTGTATTACAATTACAACAAATTACAAATTTCTGGaacaaaatttcattaattaaaaaaaattataatttttaaagctcgattttttattaatattaacataaaaaaatgattaaatagtTTTGAACATaaagattgtttttttatgtttattatatgaaattataaaGTACATACAACAATAtgatttaaattcaaaaacagattataacattattataaaatattatgtaaaaaaatatcttatttcaataacgatttttaataatatttaactccaatttaaaatt
This genomic window contains:
- the LOC123260864 gene encoding probable elongation factor 1-delta isoform X4, with translation MAVSALAQENFWINKSTYDAAERSHYECLYKLNNISDDSAVPTQDLMGRLTLLEKDNRELHSTVKKLNNHIADLEAAIKKLEITVNGKGSGPEPYLAVCPAKPAPAAADDDDDLDLFGADSEGEDAEAAKIREERLAAYVAKKSKKPAVIAKSSIVLDVKPWDDETDMKEMEALVRKISCDGLLWGAAKLVPLAYKIHKLQISCVVEDDKVSVDWLTEEIEKHEDFVQSVDIAAFNKI
- the LOC123260864 gene encoding probable elongation factor 1-delta isoform X3 is translated as MAVSALAQENFWINKSTYDAAERSHYECLYKESRVSGCSEDPARGSLADEVAKARQHIKKGLQCLNNISDDSAVPTQDLMGRLTLLEKDNRELHSTVKKLNNHIADLEAAIKKLEITVNGKGSGPEPYLAVCPAKPAPAAADDDDDLDLFGADSEGEDAEAAKIREERLAAYVAKKSKKPAVIAKSSIVLDVKPWDDETDMKEMEALVRKISCDGLLWGAAKLVPLAYKIHKLQISCVVEDDKVSVDWLTEEIEKHEDFVQSVDIAAFNKI
- the LOC123260864 gene encoding probable elongation factor 1-delta isoform X2; the protein is MAVSALAQENFWINKSTYDAAERSHYECLYKVASRKILECNDSKKIITTKVQDFVPGNLPTKSSSKKSKENKNKADKKNKYLKNAENDATDKKEVLNQESRVSGCSEDPARGSLADEVAKARQHIKKGLQCLNNISDDSAVPTQDLMGRLTLLEKDNRELHSTVKKLNNHIADLEAAIKKLEITVNGKGSGPEPYLAVCPAKPAPAAADDDDDLDLFGADSEGEDAEAAKIREERLAAYVAKKSKKPAVIAKSSIVLDVKPWDDETDMKEMEALVRKISCDGLLWGAAKLVPLAYKIHKLQISCVVEDDKVSVDWLTEEIEKHEDFVQSVDIAAFNKI